A region of the Borrelia coriaceae genome:
AGTTAAGAGTAAGCTTAATAAAATTATTGAGAACATGAAGAGAGAAGAAAATCCTAATACTGCTGCAACTGAGACTGCTGTAACAACTTTAAATGAAAAACTTACTAAGATCATTGAAGGTGCAAAGACCGCTAGTGAGGCTATTGATGGTGCTAGTGAACTTCTTGGTAATATTGAGACTGGCAATAGCAATAAAAGTGGTGCTGTTGGAACTGGAGTTGCAAACTTAGTAAATGGAATTAAGACTATTGTAGACGTAGTACTTGGAGATAAAGGAAAATCTGATGCTGGTGATAATAAGAAAGCAGATGCTCTTAATGCAAGGAATGGTGATGGAGCAGATAAATTATTTGATGGTAGTGCTGGAGCTAGTTCTAATGATAAACAAGTAGCAGCAGATGCAGCAAAAGCTGTAGGAGCAGTAACTGGTGCTGACATATTACAAGCTATGGCTAAAAATCCTGATTCTGCTAAGCTAGCTAATAATACTGGAGCTATTTCTTCTGGTGTTGTGTCTAATGCAAAAGATGGAACTATAGCAGGAGCCATAGCTTTAAGAGCGATGGCTAAGGGTGGTAAATTTGCTAATGGTACTACTACTGGTAATGATGTTGCTGTTGCTGTTAAAGGAGCAGCAGTTAGTGCGGTAAATAAAGCATTAGATACATTAGCTATAGCAATAAGAAAAACAATAGATGAAGGACTTCAGGAAGTTAAAGTCGTTATGAAAATTAATTCTAATGATACTCCTGTAACTACTGATTCTAAAAATCAATAATTGGAATTTAATAAGCAATAAATAAAGTAATAAAGTCATTTAAGGGAAACATTGCTTCACATGAGCGCTGTTTATCTTTTTTATTGTATTTAGTCTTTTTAGTTAAGGGAAAGGGAAGAAGGGTGCATGTAACTTATGAAAATAAATATTAAAAATATTAGTGTAAAAAGTATTTGTGCAACATTATTTTTCTCTTTATTCCTTTCTTGTAATAATGGGATAGAATAACTTGAAAAGAGAAATACTTTCTTATCCTCACTTGCTAATTTAGGGAAAGGGTTTTTAGATATTTTTATTTCCTTTGGTGATATGGTGACGGACACTTTGGGTATTAATGTTGATACTAAAAAAGAAGATATAGGAAAGTATTTCACTAATATTGAAAAGACTATGATATCAGTTAAGGAAAATTTATTAGCAGAAGTTGCTAAAAATGGGAATTATATAAAAATCAAAGAAGTAGTTGATACGTTTATTACAGATACATTAGATAGAATTGCAGCAGGTGCTAAGGAGGCAGCAAGTGGGACTTGTAGATAGCGAAGCTATTGGTGGTATTCCTACTAATGGCCAGGATGCTGTACCGGCAGATATTGCAAGTGTAAACGCACTTGTTAAAGGAATTAGAGAGATGGTTGGAGTTGCTTTAAAGGATAAAGGAGACGCTAATGCTACTAAGACTAATAACGCACAGCAAATAACAATTGGTAAGTTGTTTGGTCAAAAAAGTAGTAATGATGGTGATGAAACGCATGCAGCAGCAGCGAGCGCATCTATTGGAGCAGTAACTGGTGCTGATATATTGAGAGCTATATCAAAGTCAGGAGATGCTAAGACTCAAAATCTTAATGCAGTAACTAATGCGGCAGAGATTGCAGTTGCTACTAAGGCTTCTCAAAATCTTAATGCCGCAGTAAAAAATGATGCAGTAATAGCAGCTGGCATTGCCTTAAGAGCTATGGCAAAAGATGGTAAATTTTCTGCTAAGCAAAGTGAAGAAAAATCAGCTCATGCAGTAAATGCTGTAGCAGCTAGTGCTGTAAATAAGATATTAAGTACTCTTATAATTGCTATTAGAAATACCGTTGATACTGGTTTAAAAAAGATAAGTGAAACACTAGCTGGAGTTAAACAAGAAGATCTGTCCTCAGAAACTATTGAAGCTAGTACTGTTACTAAATAAATAATAAGAAATAAGTAAATTAAATAATAAAGTTATTAAAGGAAAACACTTCTCTATATGAGAGTAGTTTTCCTTTTTTTATGTTTGGCCTCTTTTTAATTGAAGGATGGGAAAGAGGGTGTACGTAATATATGAAAATAAATATTAAAAATATTAGATTAAAAGGTATTTGTGCAACATTATTTCTTTCTTGTAATAATGGAATAGAAGAACTTGAAAAGAAAAATCAGTTCTTATCTTCACTTGTTAATTTAGGTAATGATTTCTTAATTGTCTTCACTTCTTTTGTGGAGATATGGTTTCTGATACTTTTAGTATTAAGGTTTGTGCTAAAACAAGATATAGAAAAGTATTTCATTATTAATTCTTTTTTGGTTGTTTCATTAGATTAGTTTTGCTTAGTATGTTAGTAAAGTTCTTTTGCAAGTAAAGCTGATGTTAATTATTTATTTAAATAGTTTAATTTGTATGTAATTGATTATAATAGTTAGGATAAATCTATTTTTTTGTATTTGATGTTGTATTGTATAAGTTTTATTTATTTAAATAGTTATCTCAGATCTTATAAGTATGTCATACCGATAATTTTGTATTAATTTAATAGATTTATTTGAAATTTAAAATAAAAGGTATATATTTACCAATAATTATTGTATTTCAATGTAGAGATTTGATAATTAAATAAATTGACATCTCCGGAGGGAAATATGAAGAAAAACATTTTGGTAATATGTATGTTAACACTATTGTGTTTTTTATCATGTGATATAAATGCTTTAAATGAATTGCTAGGCAAAGCAAGAGAAAAGTTTTTAGAAGAAAATAACAAGGTAGAAAATTTAAAATCTATAGAAGAAGATCAAAAAGTTAAAGAAAAACAAGTAGGTATTCTTAAAAAGACTGAAGAAGGAGTACGGCAAGTTGTGCAGGCTGCTTCAGTTAATGAAGTTCCTATTGCTCCTGTTAATGAGGTTTTGGAATCCTCTGTAGTTCGTGTGAATGGTATACCAGAGATGCCAGTGCTTCAACAAGAAAAAATAGAGATAAAAGATAAGAATTTAACTCCAGATACTAAGGAAGAAAAAGAAGCAGAGGAGGCAATTAAAGAGGTAGAAAATGCTCTTCAAAATTCTAGTTTTTTATTATTGATAGAAGAAGCCCATAAACTTAAAGATAAATACGGGCAAATTAATGTGTCTGTTCAAGATTTATATGAGAAAGTTCAATATGAAAAAGAATTGTTAGGAACAAATTTTAGGAATCAAAGTGAAAAGAGGCGGGCATTAATTCGTTTACAAAATCAGTTAAAAGTTGAGTTTTCTAATCTTGATGTTATTATGACTAGAATTGATATTGCAATAAATAATATAAAATCTGCAAAGAGTCTATTTGAAAAAGCTAAAGAAACTTTAAATGAATCTATTATCAGAAGATTACAGAGAGTGACAAATAGATATTTAATAAGAGAATATGAGTTAACAGTGTTATCCATGGATGCAAGACGATATGCAAAAAATTCACTAGAACAGGCATTATCTTCTTCTATCAAGATTAATGAAGGAAAGGCAGATCTTCAAAGAATTAAAGAATTTGTTGAAGAAGCAAAATCTGCTCTAGCTAGTTTTAAAAAATAAGAAAATATGTGGGGATAATTAGGGTTTAGGTTGGTTTTTTGAAATAGAGGGTCTTTCTTAAAAGGGAGATCCTCTTTAAATTATTTTATTTAAGTGAGTATCTTTCAAATTTTTATTTTATTTACTATATGATATAACCAAATTTGAAAGGTATTTTTAAACTGTTAATGATAAATTTAAATTGATAATAAGGCCTTTGATAAAGCTTTTTGCTATTATGTGTAATAAAAAAGAGGTTTTTCTTCGTGGGGGGATAAGTTTTTATGCTGTGAATTTTTATCACAAACTTTATGTTTAAAGTTTGTATATGCGCTTAATTGTAAGGATCTTTATATAATAAAGATCCTATACTTATTTATATAATTATTATTTGTATATATTAATTAGTAGCATGTTTATA
Encoded here:
- a CDS encoding P12 family lipoprotein, which encodes MKKNILVICMLTLLCFLSCDINALNELLGKAREKFLEENNKVENLKSIEEDQKVKEKQVGILKKTEEGVRQVVQAASVNEVPIAPVNEVLESSVVRVNGIPEMPVLQQEKIEIKDKNLTPDTKEEKEAEEAIKEVENALQNSSFLLLIEEAHKLKDKYGQINVSVQDLYEKVQYEKELLGTNFRNQSEKRRALIRLQNQLKVEFSNLDVIMTRIDIAINNIKSAKSLFEKAKETLNESIIRRLQRVTNRYLIREYELTVLSMDARRYAKNSLEQALSSSIKINEGKADLQRIKEFVEEAKSALASFKK
- a CDS encoding variable large family protein encodes the protein MKINIKNIRIKSICATLFISLFLSCNNGIEELEKRNSFLSSLANLGNDFLSVFTSFGDSFGGVLGFNKDTKKSEVGDYFKNIQKTVEGVKSKLNKIIENMKREENPNTAATETAVTTLNEKLTKIIEGAKTASEAIDGASELLGNIETGNSNKSGAVGTGVANLVNGIKTIVDVVLGDKGKSDAGDNKKADALNARNGDGADKLFDGSAGASSNDKQVAADAAKAVGAVTGADILQAMAKNPDSAKLANNTGAISSGVVSNAKDGTIAGAIALRAMAKGGKFANGTTTGNDVAVAVKGAAVSAVNKALDTLAIAIRKTIDEGLQEVKVVMKINSNDTPVTTDSKNQ